The genomic DNA AAACAGGGGGTCGCCGGTTCGAATCCGGCAGGGGGCTCCAAAGGGGAAACCCCTCCTGATCAGACCAAAGTCCGATCAGGAGGGGTTTTTCCATGCCCTGAAGGTCAGACGGTGACCGGCCGGTCTTTGGGCTCCGGCAGGACAACCGGGGCCTCGGCGGGCAGGTTCGCGTCACGCACCTCCCGGTACGGGCGCAGATGGGTGTACAGCTCGTCGCGCAGCGGGTTGCGGTGCCGCTTGACGATGGTGAACACCTGGTAGACCGCGACGGCGATGTTGGCCGCCAGCGAGATGGCCGACACGACGAACAGTGCGGTCGGGTTGTGCGAGGACTCCACAGCGAACGGCGACGTGCTCACGAACGTGGGGACCGCCATCGTGAACATCATCCACAGTGCGAGGGTGTGGGCGCGGTGCTGCAGCCACGCACCCTTCTTGAGGAAGAACGCGGGGATGGTGCAGGAGATGAGCAGCGCCGCACCGGCGTAGAACGCGTGGTCACCGACGCAGTTGTAGACGTAGGCGAAGTTCCACAGGTCATATGCGATGATCCAGAACCACATCATGTCGGGCCAGATCATGTCCTTCGACTTGTCGCGGGAGATGATGATGCCGGTCCAGCCACAGATGGTGAGCAGGTTCAGGATGCCGGCGATGGCGTTCATGTAGTTCCACGGACCGCCGACCATAAAGACGCCGTCGTGCATGCCCTGCAGCCCGGCCACCTCGAAGTCCCGGATGACAGCCTCGCCGATGTTGATCGCCAGGATCAGTGGCGGGAACATCAACATCCAGCGGTTCTGTGCCAAACGGGGAACATACCGGATGAGCATAAAGCCCAGGCACCCGAGGAGTGCCGAGTACACCTTCACCCAGTGGAACCAGGTGCCCGTGGACGAGCCGTCACCGGCAGTCACCGGCCACACGAACACGGTCAGCAGAATGGGCAGCGCCACGAAGAAGGCCAGGCCGGCCCACTTCCAACGTCGTGTCACCTCGTTGAGCGCGATGAGGGCAACCAGGACGACGCCGAACATCGCCCAGGAATACCAGGGAATTGATTCGAACAAGAACATCTTGGACCTCTCCGTTTCGGGCCCGCGGCATGCGTGCCTTCTTCTTCGAAGGTAAAAAAACCGCCCCGAGCAGTCATTAGACAGCTGACGCGATGTGTCCAAAAACGCCCGGTGCTACCGTCAGGCATGACCGACGAGGGCATCGACGCGCAGAGGGGAGCGAGGGCGCGAGCGGCTCTGGCGGCCGCGCTCAAGGCCCGGCTGCGCACCGAGCCGCTCGACAAAGTGACGGTCACGGAACTCACGCGGGACTGCGGACTGACGCGACAGGCCTTCTACTACCATTTCTCGGACGTGCGCCAGCTGGCGGTCTGGGTGTTCGAGACCGAGGTTGCCCGCCAGGTCAGGGCTTTCGCCATTGAGACGGGATGGGCGGACGGGTTAGTCCGGCTGATGCTGTACCTGCGCAACAACCGCGCGTCGACGCTCGGGGTGCTCGACGGCGTGGGGCAGCCCGGGCTCGAGGGCTTCCTGTTCCGCCAGATGCGCCCCATCACCGAGGCAGTCATGGAGCAGGACGGCGGCGGGCCGGTGCGCCCGGAAGACCGCGTGCTGGTGGTCGATTTCTACACCTCGGCCGTGCTCGCCATCGTACTCCGGTGGGTAGCGGACGGCATGGTCGAGCACCCCTACCGTGTGGTCGGCGATTTGGAGATTATGCTGCACGGCGCCGTCCGGGAGTCAGTCCGCCGGCTGGACGCACGGGCGGCTCCGCCGCGTGGACGCCGTCCGCGGTGAGCGTTCCCGCTACTGGGCGGACAGCAGAGTGCCCCGGCCGAAAGCAGCCGGGGCACCCGATAATGTGTGTGGTGACTACTTCAGGGCCACCAGGAAATCGTTGGCTCCGCCGTGGTTGAAATTCACCTTGACCATGCTCGAGGTGTTCGCGTGTTCGATCGGCATCTGCAGCACCGCATCGGCCGTCACCGTGAATCCCTTTTCCACCGGTTGGGCCTTGGTCTCGCCCTCCTTCAAGGCTGACACCGAATTAAACGTGGTGCCATACTCGTCGTCGGTCATAAAACCGCCGTCCCAGTTCTCGTTAACAATAGAGAAATCGGTCCCGACGTTATCAGCCGGCTCATCACCGGTGTATCCCCAGGTCGCATTGATGAACACCCAGGTGTTGCCGGGATCCGGCTCCACCTTTCCAAGGAAGCTGTCCATGGCTTTGAACTGCTCATTGCCGTCAAGGTTGACGCTGTTGACCGTGAGCGTAAAGTCACCGTCGACCATTTCCTCACCCAAGGCATAAGGGTTCGCGAGCGTTCCCTTCTCATCACCGGCGGGCCATTCGGCCGCGGGCGTAGTGGCGGTTTCCGCGGCTACGGGCGCCGGCTCGGCGGGTGCTTCGGCCTCATCGCCGCCGCAGGCGGTGACCGCAAGCAGTGCTGACAGGGCAATTGCCGCCCCCGCGCTTCGGCGGCGGACGGGGTGCTGTGATGTGAGTTTCATTCGTGCGAGTTTACCCAACAGATGAGGCTGACCGAATTCGACGGTGAGAATGGCCAATCCATGGTGCGCATAGGATAAAAACAGAATCTATTTCGCGTATTCCAGGAGGCCCCGATGGTTATGCCCCGCAACCTGTTCCTCGTCCGCCACGGACAAAGCGAAGCGAACGTGATGCAGCGGGCAGCCAAGGCCGGGGACCCGAGCCTCTATACAGAAGAGACAATGACCGTTCCGGACCGCTCCTGGCGGCTTACGGACCTCGGCGTGCAGCAGGCAAAGGTAGCCGGAGCCTGGATCGCGGCACAGAATATCCAGTTCGACCGTGCCATGGTCTCGGTTTATACCCGGACCCGCGAGACCGCCGCCCATCTGGGGCTGGATGTGCGCTGGGAAGAGAACCGGGTGATCCGCGAGCGTTCCTGGGGCGAGATCGGGTCCATGTCGAAGCAGGATTTCGCCCGGAAGTATTCGCAGAACGCCGCGTACCGTGACAGCGACCCGCTGTATTGGGCGCCGCCTGCGGGGGAGTCCATTGCCAACGTTGCCGAGAACCGTGTACGGAATATCCTCAGCACCCTGCACCGCGAGAACGCCCGGGACAATGTGCTCCTGGTAACCCACGGTGAGTTCATGTGGGCCACCCGCCTGGTGCTGGAGCGCTGGAGCGACGAAGAGTTCCTGTTGCGGGACGCCGACAAGGAGCAGGTGATCCACAACTGCACCGTCCTGCAGTACACCAGCACCGATCCGCAGGACCGCAACAACACCCGCGAAAAGCTCAACTGGGTCCGCCGCTGCTGGCCGGTGTGTGTGGACGGCGAGTGGACCATGTTCGTCGGCGAGTGGGAGGAATTCGACCGGAAGTACTACACCGGCGGGGAGCTGCTGGAGCGGGCGGAGGCAAACCGGCACTTCCTTCTCGGCTCCTTCGGGAGCTAACCGCAAAGGGCCCGGCATCCGCACGTTATGCGCGGATGCCGGGCCCTTCTTGGTGCCGTAAAACTAGGCCGGTGTGACCAGCTCCAGCAGGGCAGAGTAGGAAGACTGTGCGCCCTCCCGGGTGGCAGCCAGCGCACCGGCCCGCGCAGCAAACGCGGCGGCGTCGGCCAGGGAATCCCCGGCGGCCAGCCGGGCGGCGGTTGCCGCCGTGAAGGCATCCCCGCAGCCGGTGGTGTCCACCGCGGTGACCCGGGTGGGGGCAATGGCCACTACCCGGCCGGTGCCGGAGGCGGTGCCGTCAAGGACAACGGCGCCGTCTCCGCCGAGGGTGATGATGGTGCGCCGCACGCCCAGCGCGTCCAGGGCGGCGATGACCGCTTCCCAGTCCGATGCGGGGTCCGCCAGGCCGGTCACAAGCGCTGCCTCATGGGTGTTCAGCAGCAGCACATCGGTCAGGGCCAGCAGTTCCGCCGGAACCTCCCGGTACGGGGAGAGATTCAGCAGCACCTGTGCACCGGCGTCGTGCCCCGCCCGTGCCGCGGCGGTGACCGCCTCGAGCGGGACCTCCAGGCTCAGTGTCAGCACGGCGGCGCCGTCGAACAGGTCCGCCGGCAGCTCAGCCCCGGTGACCGTGCCGTTGGCGCCGGGGGAAACAATGATCGTGTTCTCCCCGGACGCGTCCACCACGATCATGGCCGTGCCCGTGGCGGTGCCACTGCGGCGCAGGACGCGGGAGGCGTCCACTCCGGCACCGGCGGCCGCCTTCAGCAGGAGGTCCCCGTGCCCGTCGGCGCCCACGGCACCGAAGAGCCGGACATCGGCGCCGAGGATCGCGGCGGCCGCTGCCTGGTTGGCGCTTTTACCACCGGGCACAATCACCAGTTCCGAACCGTTGAGCGTCTCCCCGGGGGAGGGGAAACGTTCGGTACGGACGGTGAGGTCAGCGTTCAGCGACCCTACAACTACAACTTTTCCGGCAGGCATACGGGGATTCTCCTTGACGTGAGGTCAGCGGTCGGCCGGCACGGCCTTGGCGGTGACCTCGGCGTTGACGGGCTTGGGGATGAGGAAGGACGTGGCCAGGGCCAGCACCAGGATCACCAAACCGGCAATAATACCGGCGTAGTAACCTGAGGTGCCCCCGCCGTCGGCCGGCGTGGCTGCAGTCTTCACAGCGTAGATGACCGCAAAGCTCAGACCCGCACCCAGGTTGAACGCGCCGGCGTTGAGCCCGGGCAGGAAGCCGGGGTTTTCCTTCGGGGAGAGCACAATGCCCAGGCCGTTGAGCATGATGTTGCCGATGCCGGCGTAGGTGACACCGATCAGCACTGAGACGCCCAGGACTCCGAGCCTGGAGTCGCTGCCAACTACCAGCAGCATCAGCGTCAGGGCAATAACGGAGCCGATCATGCCGATCCGCAGCACCTTGCCGTAGCCCCAGGTGGCTGCCAGGCGTCCGGCGATCGGACCCAGCACCAGACCCGCGATGGCGTACGGAGTCAGCGTCCACCACGCGGATTCCTCGGCGCCCATGCCAAAGCCGACGGCGCCGTCCTGCGCCAGGGCCGGGATGATGCCGTTCATCACGGCAAAGACACCGGTCATGGTCAGCAGGGTGGTGAGCAGCAGCGCCCAGGTGGAACGTTCCTTGAGCAAGTGCGTTGCCACCAGGGGCTGTTCGGTCCGGTTCTCCACCTTCCAGAAGATCACGAAGGCAATGACGGCAATCACGATCAGGCCGATCACCAGCGGCCAGTTTGCGGCCCCCAGCTTGCCGGCCTCGTTGAAGGCGGTCAGCAGGGTGCCCACGGAAATAACCAGGGGCACCACACCCAGCCAGTCCATCTTCTCCTTCTTCTCGGCCGTGGATTCAGGGGCCAGGAAGAACAGCAGGGCAGCAGCGACGGCGCCTACGGCGGCCATGACCCAGAAGACCGAGGCAAAGCCGTGGTTCTGTGCCAGGTAGCCGCCGGCAATGGCGTCCACGCCGGCAATGCCGCCGTTCACGGCCGTAATAACACCCATCAGCGTGCCGTACAGCTTCGCGTCGGGGATTTCCACACGCAGCATGATCAGGGTCAGCGGGACCACGGGGCCGGAAACGCCCTGGATCAGGCGGGCAATAAAGAGGACTTCGATGCTCGGAGCCAGGGCGGCAACCACCGAGCCGATGGTCAGGACCACCAGCATGCCGGCAAGGACCTTCTTGCGGCCGATGATGTCGCCCAGCCGCGGCAGGAACAGGGAGAAGAGCGCTGCGGCGGTGAAGAAGGCCGTCTGGCTCAGGCCCACGGCCGCCGAAGTGGTGTTCAGTTCCTCTTCGATGGTGACGAGGGCGGGGGAGAGCATGGAGGCATTGAGCTGGAAGGCCACGCAGGCTGCCAGCAGTGCCGTCATCAGTGCGCCGACGTTGACCCGGCGCCGGGTGGTTTCACTCACAGGTCTACCTCACCGATTCGTTCGAGTGCGTCAACAACAAGGCCCCAGAACTTTTCATGATCCAGGTCCACAGCCACCGAGGTGGTGCAGTCGGCAGGTGCCGGGGCGCGGAAATCCGCCACGGTCATACCGAGGGTCAGGGTGCCGGTGAGCTCGACGTCGAGCGGCACGCGGCGGGTGGTCATCACGGAGGGGTCAATCACGTAGGCCACTGCACAGGGATCGTGCACGGGCGGGAAGTCAAAGCCCTGGGCATCCTTGTAGGTCTGGCCGAAGAATTCCAGGAGTTCACCGACGAACTTTGCCGGCTTGGTGCCTACGGCGGCGATGCGGGCCGCTACCTCGTCGGTGGCAAGTGCCTGATGGGTGAGGTCCAGGCCGACCATCACCAGCGGCCACTTCTCGTTGAAGACGATGTGGGCTGCTTCCGGGTCAATCTTGATGTTGAATTCAGCGACAGCGGACCAGTTGCCCACGTGGTAGCCGCCGCCCATCAGGACAACTTCCTTCACGCGTTCGGCGATGCGCGGTTCCTTGCGCACGGCGAGGGCAATGTTGGTGAGTCCTGCCGTGGGCACGAGGGTCACGGTTCCGGGCTCATGGGACATCACGGTGTCGATGATCAGGTCCACCGCGTGGCGGGGGTCCAGTTCCAGCGTGGGCTCGGGCAGGACGGGGCCGTCCATGCCGGACTCGCCGTGGATATCCGGTGCGTTTTCAATGGTCCGGACCAGGGGGCGGTCGCAGCCTGCCGCGAAGGGGACGCCTGTGATATTTGCGACACGCGCAATCGCCAGCGCGTTGCGTGTCACCTTCTCCAGAGTCTGGTTTCCGACGACGGTTGTCACCGCGAGGAGGTCGATCTCCGGGCTGCCGTGGGCCAGCAGCAGGGCGACCGCATCATCATGGCCGGGATCGCAGTCCAGGATGATTTTGTGGGGCATTGCATCTCCGCTTCGTTGAGGGTTCCCGCGCCGGAACCGAAATTCCGGCGGTGCAGCGCCCCGCTCCGGCAGGACCGCCGGGCGCGCAGCATTGCGGACCGATGGTTTTTGCGGAGTGTCTAGGGCTGGCCGGCCGACCGGAATGCCGGGCGGCGGGTGCCGGTAAGCCCCGGTGGGGGCGGGCACTGCGTTTTAACGATATCGGCGTTGGAGGGGTTCGGCATCCGCCGCCTGCACCAACCCTGTGCGCTTCCGCCGGAGGATTTGCCTAGCCGGAAACCGGTCCTTATCCTTTGCGCGGCAGGCAGCGCAAATCCCGCCGTCTATGTTTCCCGGCACTACGGACCGGATGTGATCCGCACCTCATTTCCCCTGTAGCGTGGAAGGCCCGTTACACCTCAAAGGAGAGACATGACCGGTCTGGATACCGCTTTGACCCCGCTTCGCTTTCTGGAACGTGCTGCCTCGGTACATCCGGACAAGCCGGCCGTGATCGACGGCGAGCGGCGGCTGACGTACCGGGAATTCGCTGCGGCGGTCACCCGGGCTGCCCATGCACTGCGTGCCTCCGGCCTGACCGAGGGGGCCCGCGCCGCGTTCCTCGGAACCAACTCGGCGGAGCTGCTTATTGCCCACTACGCGGTGCCGCTGGCCGGCGGCGTCCTGGTGCCCCTGAACACCCGGCTGTCCCCGCCGGAAGTGGCGTATATCTGCAACCACTCCGGGGCCACCCTGCTCTTCGGCGATCCCGATCTGCTCCGCGGACTGGGTTCCCTGGCCGCTCCGGAACTGGAAACCGTCACCGAAGTCATCGCGGTGCCCCTGCAGGACGGCAGCGAGGAGACAGTGGAGGGCACGACGTCGTACGCCACATTTGCGGCACGCGGCACCGACACGCCGCTGCCGTGGGAGGTCGAGGACGAAAACACGGTGATCAGCCTGAACTACACCTCCGGCACCACCGGCCGGCCCAAGGGCGTGATGTACACGCACCGCGGCGCCTACCTGAACTCACTCGGCGAGGTGCACCACCAGGGCTTCGACGCGGACACCACCTACCTGTGGACGCTGCCGATGTTCCACTGCAACGGCTGGTGCACCACGTGGGCGCTGACCGCCGCCTCCGGCACACACGTCTGCCTGCGCGCCGTCCGGGGCCCGGAAATCTGGCGGCTGATCGACACCCACGGCATCGACCACCTGGCCGGAGCCCCCACCGTGCTGTCCGCCATCGCCACCGCGGAGGAAGCACACGTGCTGGAGCATCCCCTGACCATCGTCACGGCCGGCGCCCCGCCCAGCCCCACCGTCATCAACAAGATCCACCAGCTGCAGGCAACCGTGGTGCATGTGTACGGGCTCACCGAATCCTACGGACCATATGCTGTCTGCGAGCCGCAGGCGGCGTGGGCGGACCTGGACGCCGACGCACTGGCGAAGAAGATGGCACGGCAGGGCGTGGGAATGCTGACCTCCGAGCGGCTGCGCGTGGTCAAGGACGCAACCGGTGCCGACGGCGAGCTGGCGGACGTGGCGGGCGACGGCGTCGAAATGGGCGAGATAGTTATGCGCGGCAACTGCGTGATGGCCGGGTACTACCGGGACGAGGCGGGAACAGCTGATGCATTCCGCGGCGGCTGGTTCCACACCGGCGACCTGGGCGTGATGCACCCGGACGGCTACGTGCAGCTGCTGGACCGTTCCAAGGACGTGGTGGTCTCCGGCGGCGAGAACATTTCCACCATCGAGGTGGAGCAGGCACTGGCCAGCCACCCCGCCGTCGCCGACGTTGCCGTGATCGGCGTGCCGGACGAGCGCTGGGGTGAGCGGCCCAAGGCGTTTGTGGTGCTCACCCCCGGGACCGAGGTCACCGGCGAGGACCTGCTGGCCCACGTGAAATCCCAGATTGCCAGTTATAAGGCACCGCGGTCGGTGGAGTTCATTCTGGAGCTGCCCAAAACCTCGACCGGGAAGATCCGCAAGAACGAGCTGCGCTCGCAGGAATGGGAGGGCCTGGAAGCCCGGATCAACTGATACCCCGGCCTTGCCGGAGGCGACCGTGCGTTCTAGCTTGTAGCCATGCAGCCTCCTTCCGAACGCGCGGTCGCCGCCCCGGGGAACACCCCGTTGGCACAGGCCCGTACCGGCGGGCCTTCCGGCAGCCCTGAAGACGGTGCCTCCGGGAGGCGCTTCGACGGGGAGACGGATCATCTGCGGATCTGGCGGTCGGAGGACTTCCGGGAGCAGGCACTCCACTGGATCGCGGTCCAGCTCGCCGGCGGGCACACTCCCGTCCCTGTCCACGGCCCGCTGAGCCTGCACCGGGTCCGCTTCTGGTCCGCGGTCTTCACAGTGGAGACCGGACGCGGGCGCCTGTGGTTCAAGGCGGCCAACCCCGGACAGGCATTCGAAGCGGCACTGCTGCAGGAACTGGCCAGACTGGTGCCCGGGCACGTCATCTCCCCGGTGGCGGTGGACACCGTCCGCGGCTGGCTGCTGCTACCCGACGGCGGAACCGTCCTTGCAGGGGAGGGGGAAACCACCGCAGCTCAGTGGCGGGGCCTGCTGGAGCAGACCGCCCGGATGCAGGCAGACCTGGCACCACACGGGGAGGAACTCCAACTGGCCGGGTTGCCGGTGCTGCGCGCGGACCAGGCGGAGCACTATGCCGCCGGGATGATCGAGGACCTTGCCATGCTGCCGGCATCCCACCCCCAGCATCTCTCTGCGGCGCAGGCCTGCCTGCTGGAGGCCGGCCTGAGCTCCGCCGCGGGTGCCTTCAGGGCATTGGACGAATCCGGGATTCCCCACTCACTGCAGCCCAACGACGTCACTTTGCGAAACGCCTTCCGTGCCCGCAACGGTGCCGGCCTGCGGCTGTTCGATTTTGGGGACGCCTTCTGGTCCCACCCCTTTGCAGCACTGCAGCTGCCGCTTCGGATGGCCGCCGGGAGCTGGCCGGATCCTGTGCCGCCCGACGACGCCGTCGTCCAGCGTATGCGCAGGTCCTACCTCAGCCAATGGCATGTAGTGGAAGGCGACATCCGGCGTGTGCTGGAGGGAGCTGACCGGCTGGCAAGCCTGCACCGCTGCGAATCCTGGCGGCGGCTGCTGGCCTGCACTCATCCGGAGGCACTGGGCACCCGGACACCGCGGCTGGCCGACTGGCTGGCGGACGCGCTCCGGCCCGCCAGCCAGTCCTGAGGAAGCAAGCCCTACCAGCGCACCTTGCGCTCGCGGGGACCCTGCCTACCGGTTGACTGGGTGGGTTTATGCCCCTTGCCCAGGCTCTGCCACCCCGGAAGCGCCGACTCGGCGGCGCCTCCGGCGGCCGGCAGGGCCTGCCCCGCGTCGTGGAGGCGCGCCTTCGCCGACGGGGCCAGATGGATTTCCAGTCCCGGTGCCGGCTGCCGGACGGGTTGGACGGTTGGTTCGCTGCCTAACAGTTTCTTTTTGGGTGCACGCATGGCTTCACTCCTGTAACTGGCGCTGCCGACGCCGGCACGGGCCCTTCCGGGCAGGCCGCTATCACGGGCCATAAACGGGGAATTGCAGACGGAAGGACTCGGAGGCCGTGCCTCAACAAGCGGTGGATGGTTGTCTGCGAAGGTTCGAGAGGGCGCGTGCGCTCGCTACTCGAAAATCAGGATCTCCATGCCGGGAACCCTAGCACCGGGGCGGACCTGCGGATAGCCCTTTTCTGAAAGCGGGAGGGGGTGCGCATCCTGTCCTCAGAGCCGGGCACGTAGGCTGGACGGGTGATTACCCCTATTGCCCGGGACCGCAGCTGGTCCGAGGCCGCCATCCGCCGGATCGAAGCCGAAGCGGCCCGTTCCGCGGACACCCACCTGTTCCAGATCCCGGTGCCGGCAGGCTGGGCGGTCAAGGTCTATCTCAAGGACGAGTCCACCCACCGCACCGGCAGCCTCAAGCACCGCTTGGCCCGGTCCCTGTTCCTGTTTGGGCTGGTCAACGGGTGGATCACCGAGGGCACCACCGTGGTGGAAGCCTCCAGCGGATCCACTGCAGTCTCGGAGGCGTATTTCGCGCAGCTGCTGGGCCTGCCGTTTATCGCCGTGATGACCCGGACCACCAGCGCCGAAAAAGTAGCCCTGATCCAGCAGCACGGCGGTACCTGCCACTTCGTGGATGATCCGTCCGAGGTGTACGCCGCAGCGGAGGACATCGCCCGGCGGACCGGCGGCCACTACATGGACCAGTTCACCTACGCGGAGCGGGCCACGGACTGGCGCGGGAACAACAACATTGCCGAATCGATCTTCAACCAGATGTCCCTGGAAGAGCACCCGCTGCCGGAATGGATAGTCGTGGGCGCCGGCACCGGCGGAACCAGTGCGACCCTGGGACGCTATATCCGCTATCACCGCCATCCCACCCGGCTGGCGGTTGTGGACCCGGAGAACTCCGCGTTTCTTCCCGCCTGGCAGAACCCGGCAGCACCCGCCGCCGGCGGGCCGTCCCGGATCGAGGGCATCGGCCGGCCCCGGCCGGAGCCGAGCTTCATCCCCGCCGTGATCGACCATATGATCCAGGTTCCGGATTCCGCGTCCGTGGCCGCGGCCCAACACCTGCGGCGGACCGCCGGGCTGCATGCCGGCCCGTCCACGGGAACCAATCTTTGGGGTGTCTGGCAGCTTGCCGCGGCCATGGAGGCCGAGGGCCGGGCCGGCAGCATCGTCTCGCTGATGTGCGACTCCGGTGACCGGTATGCCGCCTCATACGGCGACGGCGCCTGGCTGGCTGCCCGCGGCCTGGATCCCGCTCCGGCCACCGCCGTCCTGGAGGAACTGTTCAGGACGGGGCGGTGGCCCGCGGGAAACCCGGCCTAAGGCGCCTGTGCCAGGAAACGCTTGAACCCGATGTGCGATGCCTCGAAGCCCAGGCGTGCGTAGAAACGGTGGGCGGAGTCCCGGCGCTTGTTGGAGGTGAGTTGGGCCAGGCCGGCACCGTTGCGCCGGCCTTCGCCGACGGCCCAGTCCATCAGTGCCGTGCCCAGGCCGCGCGAGCGAAGATCCGCACGGATGTGGACAGCTTCGATCTGCAGCCGGGTGGTTCCGCCGGCGGCCAGGCAGGGGATCAGCGTCAGCTGCAGGGTGCCGGCGAACCGGCCGTCTGCATCCTCAACCGCGGCCAAAAAATGGGCGGGATCAGCGGCTATAGCGGCGTAGGCCTGCAGATAGGGTTCCAAACGGTGCTCGCCGGTCCCGGCCGGTCCAAGGCCGTCTGCCTCCAGCAGTTCCACTATCAGCGGCACGTCAGCCCGTACCGCCGGGCGCACCGTGAATGCCCCGTTGAGCAATGAGGTCTCCCTGATGTCCATGCCCGCAGTCTTGCACACCGGCATCCGCCAAACGGTCCCGCTCCATTGACCCGGCCAGCCGGAGCCGGGCAGGGTTAATGGACCACCGGACCCGCGCCGTACGCCGTCAGGAGCCGTTTATGCTTCGCATCCTCTCCATTGATGGCGGCGGCATTCGCGGCATCATCCCCCTGACCTGGCTGATGGCGCTGGAAGAGCAGACCGGCCAGCGCACAGCGGAACTGTTCGATCTGGTGGTGGGAACCTCAGCCGGCGGCATGGCGGCCCTGGCGCTGGTATCCCCGCAGCACAACGGGCACGGCTACAGTGCCGAGGAGGTGCGCCGGTTGAACCTGGACAGTGCCTCGCAGGTTTTTCCCCGGTCCCCCGGACACCCCGCGCATGCCGCTGCCCCTGTCGGGGCACCAAGGTATTCCGCGGAGCCGCTGAAGCATTACCTGGACGAGGCACTGGGCGATCTTCCGCTTTCCGCTGCGGTCCGCCCGGTGGCGGTGACCACCTGCGACCTGGCGCATACCGAGGCGCTGCACTTCGCCGGTGGCGGCCTGGAACCCTCCGTCCTGGGGGATGCACCGATGGCGCTGGCAGCACAGGCGACGGCGTCGCTGCCCCGGTATTTCCCGGCCGTACCGTTTACGGACACCGAGGGCACCGCTAGGCAGCTGGTGGACGGCGGGCTGGCCGCCGATGATCCGGCGTTGCTGGGATACTCCCTCGGCACGGTACTGCCTGAGGCGGTGGACGGGGTACTGATGGTCTCGCTGGGGACCGGAACCAGTGCCGGAAACCGGAACGCGGGGCTGCGGCTGGGAGCTGAACAAACCCAGCAGACGCCGGAACTGCAGGTATTGGAGAAGGACCTCTCCATGGTGCTCAGCGGCCCCGGGCAGGTGGCACGCGATTGCCTTGAGCTCATCCTGGGAGACAGGTACGTGCGGATCCAGACGGAGCTGTTGCCGGACGCGAGCCACGATTCGGATAACGCAGATGAAGAGAACCTGCAGCGGCTGATCGCCACGGCAGAACGCATGGTCCGTGAAACCGCTGCGGACCTGGACCGGCTGGCCCGGCTGCTTCCGCAGGGGCCGGGACCTTGGCTGGCAGGGGAATGAGGGGAAGAATGGCGG from Arthrobacter zhangbolii includes the following:
- a CDS encoding patatin-like phospholipase family protein; the protein is MDHRTRAVRRQEPFMLRILSIDGGGIRGIIPLTWLMALEEQTGQRTAELFDLVVGTSAGGMAALALVSPQHNGHGYSAEEVRRLNLDSASQVFPRSPGHPAHAAAPVGAPRYSAEPLKHYLDEALGDLPLSAAVRPVAVTTCDLAHTEALHFAGGGLEPSVLGDAPMALAAQATASLPRYFPAVPFTDTEGTARQLVDGGLAADDPALLGYSLGTVLPEAVDGVLMVSLGTGTSAGNRNAGLRLGAEQTQQTPELQVLEKDLSMVLSGPGQVARDCLELILGDRYVRIQTELLPDASHDSDNADEENLQRLIATAERMVRETAADLDRLARLLPQGPGPWLAGE
- a CDS encoding PLP-dependent cysteine synthase family protein, whose translation is MITPIARDRSWSEAAIRRIEAEAARSADTHLFQIPVPAGWAVKVYLKDESTHRTGSLKHRLARSLFLFGLVNGWITEGTTVVEASSGSTAVSEAYFAQLLGLPFIAVMTRTTSAEKVALIQQHGGTCHFVDDPSEVYAAAEDIARRTGGHYMDQFTYAERATDWRGNNNIAESIFNQMSLEEHPLPEWIVVGAGTGGTSATLGRYIRYHRHPTRLAVVDPENSAFLPAWQNPAAPAAGGPSRIEGIGRPRPEPSFIPAVIDHMIQVPDSASVAAAQHLRRTAGLHAGPSTGTNLWGVWQLAAAMEAEGRAGSIVSLMCDSGDRYAASYGDGAWLAARGLDPAPATAVLEELFRTGRWPAGNPA
- a CDS encoding GNAT family N-acetyltransferase, whose product is MDIRETSLLNGAFTVRPAVRADVPLIVELLEADGLGPAGTGEHRLEPYLQAYAAIAADPAHFLAAVEDADGRFAGTLQLTLIPCLAAGGTTRLQIEAVHIRADLRSRGLGTALMDWAVGEGRRNGAGLAQLTSNKRRDSAHRFYARLGFEASHIGFKRFLAQAP